The proteins below come from a single Mucilaginibacter mali genomic window:
- a CDS encoding ferritin family protein, producing the protein MAFDQYHEPANELPEKTRTFARMIVSLGEEAEAINWYEQRIAVEKNKQAKAIMQNAQHEEFKHFGMDLEFLLRQKPVWRKTLQAILFKEGDIVELGEEGEEASE; encoded by the coding sequence ATGGCATTTGACCAATACCACGAACCCGCAAACGAACTGCCCGAAAAAACCCGCACCTTTGCCCGGATGATCGTTTCGTTAGGTGAAGAAGCAGAAGCAATTAACTGGTACGAGCAGCGCATTGCGGTAGAGAAAAACAAGCAGGCTAAGGCTATTATGCAAAACGCCCAGCACGAGGAATTTAAGCATTTTGGCATGGACCTGGAGTTTTTGCTTCGCCAAAAACCGGTATGGCGTAAAACCCTGCAGGCAATACTGTTTAAAGAAGGCGATATTGTAGAGCTTGGTGAAGAAGGCGAAGAGGCCAGCGAGTAA
- a CDS encoding S24 family peptidase has translation MPIQEKPSKIKTIRPETLEFIILYNQLRGKAFSGNIQLAEALGFNSASSITEIIKSRQNIDPEKLKIFKEKYRDHITPAKKQEITETKPGKAVFEGIPMYEVVATASGVEVYNDINDAQPVGHMNFPGIEDCDFALPVWGHSMYPYLENGCWVALKIIHDTKILPGEVYYIEWGDYRMYKRLLAGDNPDEVIAHSDNTTEMIGNRLKYAPFVIRLEDIKKLCLVKDIHKKHNH, from the coding sequence ATGCCCATACAAGAAAAGCCATCCAAAATAAAAACCATCCGTCCGGAGACGCTGGAATTTATCATCTTATATAACCAATTAAGGGGAAAAGCCTTTAGCGGCAACATACAATTGGCAGAAGCCTTAGGCTTTAATTCGGCAAGTTCCATTACCGAGATCATTAAAAGCAGGCAGAATATCGACCCTGAGAAATTAAAGATATTTAAAGAAAAATACAGAGACCATATCACTCCGGCTAAAAAACAAGAAATTACAGAAACCAAACCCGGTAAAGCAGTATTTGAGGGCATCCCAATGTACGAGGTTGTAGCTACAGCATCGGGCGTTGAGGTATATAACGATATTAACGATGCACAGCCCGTAGGCCACATGAACTTTCCGGGTATTGAGGATTGCGACTTTGCGCTGCCGGTTTGGGGCCACTCTATGTATCCCTACCTTGAAAATGGCTGTTGGGTAGCCTTAAAGATCATCCACGACACCAAGATACTTCCCGGCGAGGTATATTATATTGAGTGGGGCGATTACCGCATGTACAAACGCCTGCTGGCCGGCGATAATCCAGACGAAGTGATAGCCCATTCAGATAACACAACCGAGATGATCGGCAACCGCCTGAAGTATGCGCCCTTTGTCATCAGGCTTGAAGATATTAAAAAGCTTTGCCTGGTAAAGGATATCCATAAAAAGCATAATCATTAA
- a CDS encoding helix-turn-helix domain-containing protein, translating into MTTAADDGVVKRLKVIVKEHGGQLALANLIGVDQGFISKVINKKQDVSYYLIRKLCFQLKYSPEWLILGTGNKQILKQESAKLITEIQMLRTEVDILHARMRAYEIQLQEMQPPNPLKGEYKAGA; encoded by the coding sequence ATGACAACAGCTGCAGATGACGGTGTAGTTAAACGGCTTAAAGTAATTGTGAAAGAGCACGGCGGCCAGCTGGCTTTAGCTAATCTTATCGGCGTCGACCAGGGTTTTATCAGCAAGGTGATCAATAAAAAGCAGGACGTAAGCTATTATCTTATCCGCAAACTGTGCTTCCAGCTTAAATACTCGCCGGAGTGGCTGATACTGGGCACCGGTAACAAGCAAATATTAAAGCAGGAATCGGCCAAGCTGATCACCGAGATACAAATGCTGCGTACTGAGGTTGATATACTACATGCCCGCATGCGCGCGTACGAGATACAATTACAGGAAATGCAGCCTCCTAACCCCCTAAAGGGGGAATACAAAGCGGGCGCTTAA
- a CDS encoding terminase small subunit has protein sequence MLLTDSRQAERLVDAYFRHIKGEFHIEYIPAKTSKTDETIRQKIWDREPEPPTITGLALHLGFSSLDDFEEYKNSGGDLAEALKRGRLRIEVEYEKRLHQQSPTGAIFALKILGWAERDIKSSTTMPCTLKVEIIYTSIATAAEEREVIL, from the coding sequence ATGTTACTTACTGATAGCCGGCAGGCCGAACGCCTTGTTGATGCCTATTTCAGGCACATCAAAGGCGAGTTCCATATCGAATATATTCCTGCAAAAACTTCCAAAACCGATGAGACCATACGCCAAAAAATATGGGACCGGGAACCAGAACCACCAACCATTACAGGTTTAGCTTTACATTTAGGGTTCAGCAGTCTTGATGACTTTGAAGAGTATAAGAACAGCGGCGGCGACTTAGCCGAAGCCTTGAAACGCGGCAGGTTGCGAATTGAGGTGGAATACGAAAAGCGTCTCCATCAACAATCGCCAACAGGCGCCATTTTCGCCCTGAAAATTTTGGGATGGGCCGAACGGGACATTAAGAGCAGCACCACTATGCCATGTACCCTAAAAGTAGAAATAATATACACCAGCATAGCCACCGCTGCCGAAGAGCGCGAAGTGATACTTTGA